ttacgctcaatggcCTGCCAGTGGGGTAAAATGACAATGTTAACACCTACGCATCTTCCTATTTAGTTATAAAGAAAGCTTCAAACCAAAATTGACCTCGATGCTGGAAGGAAATGGACAGTGGAGTTCTGGTGGACACACAAACAAAACGCAAGCATTAAAAAATCCTCCGCTACATAGTATTGGAAGTCTTCTCGACAGATCCTGGGATTCCATTGTTACAACCAGTAGTACTCGAGTATCCATGTATGCCAAGCAACCCATATAAACGCACTGGTCGAACGCGTtcacgggaaaagctagagatgagttgtagattgcgggatcagggttGGTTCCGCCCATGTCTCCCtggtcgtcctaaaaaaaagtggcgtGGAAACCACtatagttcctacgaggactGTTAGAACGGTCCTCTATGtgtacgttctggtcccctcagcaagttattcataggtttcacttgaatgggCAGTCGAgaagaactcactggctttcgaccgccGCGCAGCTGGTTGCGGCGCGTGTGCAACGTAGCGCGTCCAAGtgtaatcgtcgtgaaaaatggagtctttcacgccgttttctacTACGATTAGTaagagatgggcggaaccacctctgatacctcaatctacgaccctgtatgaAGTTTGTacatcgaaaatccataccacatcagattcgtgaggtgatgccttcaaacagGGAAGGATGATATTTGCTACTTCGAATCGGAAATAGAACGAAATGCTTTGCAGACTCggaagaagacgaagaagttGGATTATCAGACTAAAgagaagtaaataataaaataaataaataagaggtAGTTAATAATAGATAAGATCTCTTAGCGCAAAAACCTACATGGTAGAATATTGTTGGAAAAGCCATGGAGAATCCAGAATGAAAACATACATCCTGAGCAAGTATACTATGTATCACACGTGACCGTTGAACGTTATCGATTTCATGAACGGTGCACTAAATTCACCAACCCCTATTGTGCACTCAAAACAATGATAGGCGAATAAATGAGCGTGCATAAGTTGAACAAACAACCAgttaaacataaaaataaatgataggcacgtggaaaattcaaataaacgctaataattatcaaaaataacagaataatAGGAAAAATTGATTGCTGAACCACTCCTTGATTCCGCAATccgcgaccccgtatagagtttgttcatcgaaaatccatactacgtcagattcctgtggtgatgcctttaaatgagttTCCTGAATCTCGCTTTGTACGATTTCTCAATGGAGCACGGAGGGTGCATATTTTCATCCATTACTATTCATCCAATTGTATTTCGCAAAGCATCATGATTACTGGTCATTTCAATCCCCttattcttgtatttttacaaaaaaaagttttttttgtcaattccACAATAGTTCCATAGTTATTTTCACGAAAAACTTCATCACTACCGGTCTAAGTTGGGATTTGCGCTCAATAGATCAAAGTACCATGATATCCAAACGTCTCTAGTTGAACTCCGAGAAATCCCGAGCAAAGAGGAGTCTCCTGGACATTGAAACGGTAAGATGGTCGTACGGTACAAACGTAATTAACGAGACTTAGCTAGAATTCACTCATTTCTGGGTTACTGTATTCGTGTGCTCCAGACAAAATCATCTTCTGGATCACTGTTTCGAAGCAGCAGCGCTTTCGATGTGCTTTCGATGACTGTTCCAGGTATTTATTTCGCCCCTTTTTCAAGGATTCTGATTGTTTCGTCCGATTAGTCGATCCGAAAAGGTTTCAGGAAAATCCTGTGCCCCTTCGGATTT
This is a stretch of genomic DNA from Necator americanus strain Aroian chromosome II, whole genome shotgun sequence. It encodes these proteins:
- a CDS encoding hypothetical protein (NECATOR_CHRII.G4759.T2), coding for MFSFWILHGFSNNILPCSLIIQLLRLLPSLQSISFYFRFEVANIILPCLKASPHESDVDDQGDMGGTNPDPAIYNSSLAFPVNAFDQCVYMGCLAYMDTRVLLCTVHEIDNVQRSHVIHGIVAQDVYFHSGFSMAFFNNILPYKIRTTGRSFWTE
- a CDS encoding hypothetical protein (NECATOR_CHRII.G4759.T1), which produces MFSFWILHGFSNNILPCSLIIQLLRLLPSLQSISFYFRFEVANIILPCLKASPHESDVDDQGDMGGTNPDPAIYNSSLAFPVNAFDQCVYMGCLAYMDTRVLLVVTMESQDLSRRLPILCSGGFFNACVLFVCPPELHCPFPSSIEVNFGLKLSL